One segment of Alphaproteobacteria bacterium DNA contains the following:
- a CDS encoding Lin0512 family protein, whose product MARRRVILEMGTGNDLHGGDYTKAALRAVQDAIHHSSLTVLRTLKVNPKTSMFVEVTIGVQRPDKVDAEAVKASLPHGIVAVKVVKGGLDVPDEEVGDVAVIASAAVAVSLELP is encoded by the coding sequence ATGGCGAGAAGGCGCGTCATCCTCGAGATGGGAACCGGCAACGACCTGCACGGCGGCGACTACACCAAGGCCGCCCTGCGCGCGGTGCAGGATGCCATCCATCACAGCTCGCTCACCGTGCTGCGCACGCTCAAGGTCAACCCCAAGACCTCGATGTTCGTCGAGGTCACGATCGGCGTGCAGCGGCCCGACAAGGTCGATGCCGAGGCCGTGAAGGCCTCGCTGCCGCACGGCATCGTGGCCGTGAAGGTGGTCAAGGGCGGACTTGACGTGCCGGATGAGGAAGTGGGCGACGTGGCCGTGATCGCCAGCGCCGCCGTGGCCGTCAGCCTGGAGCTTCCCTGA
- a CDS encoding molybdopterin-dependent oxidoreductase has protein sequence MMHDAAPIRPPMEPASGVRRIRLAPHQMTTTVTASEDLFILAHLGVPRVDPAHWSLTIDGLVGRQRILTLADLRQVPKQTIEAVHQCCGSPTEPTVPTRRVANVRWGGVGLATLLARLDVDPRARFLWAYGLDGGQFAGSPVDWFVKDLPLQRLAAGGVLIAYELNGRPLPAEHGFPVRLVVPGYYGTNSVKWLWRLRLAEHRADGMFTGRFYNDETSEEDRAAGLGPRRPVWAIAPESVIVEPSPDTMVATGEPVEIWGWAWSFREVAAVEVSVDGGATCARAALEPRRGWAWRRFSLIWRPDERGEAILRARARDVDGTAQPEDGARNAAHSVRVFVR, from the coding sequence ATGATGCATGACGCCGCCCCGATTCGTCCGCCGATGGAGCCCGCGAGCGGCGTGCGCCGTATCCGGCTCGCCCCGCACCAGATGACCACGACAGTGACGGCGAGCGAGGACCTCTTCATCCTCGCGCATCTCGGCGTTCCCCGGGTCGATCCGGCGCACTGGTCGCTGACGATCGACGGGCTGGTCGGGCGGCAGCGGATCCTCACCCTGGCCGATCTCCGGCAGGTGCCGAAGCAGACCATCGAGGCGGTGCATCAGTGTTGCGGCAGCCCGACCGAGCCCACCGTGCCGACGCGTCGCGTCGCCAACGTGCGCTGGGGCGGTGTCGGCCTCGCCACGCTGCTGGCCCGGCTCGACGTCGATCCGCGCGCGCGTTTCCTGTGGGCATACGGCCTCGATGGCGGGCAGTTCGCCGGATCGCCGGTCGACTGGTTCGTCAAGGACCTGCCGCTGCAGCGCCTCGCGGCCGGCGGCGTGCTCATCGCCTACGAGTTGAACGGCAGGCCGCTGCCGGCCGAGCATGGCTTTCCGGTGCGCCTGGTGGTTCCCGGCTATTACGGCACCAACAGCGTGAAGTGGCTCTGGCGCCTGCGTCTGGCCGAGCATCGCGCCGACGGGATGTTCACCGGTCGCTTCTACAACGACGAGACCAGCGAGGAGGATCGCGCTGCGGGCCTCGGGCCGCGCCGGCCGGTCTGGGCCATTGCGCCCGAATCGGTGATCGTCGAGCCCTCGCCGGACACCATGGTCGCGACCGGCGAGCCGGTCGAGATCTGGGGCTGGGCCTGGTCGTTCCGCGAGGTCGCCGCCGTCGAGGTCAGCGTCGATGGCGGCGCCACTTGTGCGCGCGCGGCGCTGGAGCCGCGACGCGGCTGGGCCTGGCGGCGCTTTTCGCTGATCTGGCGGCCCGACGAGCGCGGCGAGGCCATCCTGCGGGCGCGGGCGCGTGACGTCGACGGCACGGCCCAGCCGGAGGACGGCGCGCGCAATGCCGCCCATTCTGTGCGGGTCTTTGTGCGCTGA
- a CDS encoding Ldh family oxidoreductase: MAEVEMVNVPAQTVRAQCEAILRAWGMSEEHLKMTSEVLLETDLRGIESHGLSMLPIYNDMRGKKINMTPDIRVVKETPVSALIDADNSIGHVPSTIGMGMAIAKARAMGLAVVCVRRSAHFGAAGCYSDMAARAGMIGIVTTSARGITMVPTHGTVPVFGTNPISVAAPAGKHQPFNLDMATTPVAVNKLKVYWLKGKEIPEGWAYNEQGGSERNAERAFKTRRMAPLGGTRESGGHKGYGLAMVVNILSQTLAGTTFQPLRVKREGTDTPDNIGHFFLVIDPKLFREEGEFESDLDEMMDFLRGQVPADAAQPVLVPGDPEYAEKATRLRDGIPVPRMLADQIRDVCRKSNAAYLLEG, from the coding sequence ATGGCCGAGGTCGAGATGGTGAATGTGCCGGCGCAGACGGTGCGCGCGCAGTGCGAGGCTATCCTGCGCGCGTGGGGGATGTCCGAGGAGCATCTGAAGATGACGTCGGAAGTGCTGCTCGAGACAGATCTGCGCGGCATCGAATCGCACGGCCTGTCGATGCTGCCGATCTACAACGACATGCGCGGCAAGAAGATCAACATGACGCCCGATATCCGCGTCGTGAAGGAGACGCCGGTGTCGGCGCTGATCGACGCCGACAACAGCATCGGCCATGTGCCCTCGACCATCGGCATGGGCATGGCGATCGCCAAGGCCAGGGCGATGGGGCTGGCGGTGGTCTGCGTGCGGCGCTCGGCGCATTTCGGTGCCGCCGGCTGCTATAGCGACATGGCTGCCCGCGCCGGCATGATCGGCATCGTCACCACCTCGGCGCGCGGCATCACCATGGTGCCGACGCACGGCACGGTGCCGGTGTTCGGCACCAATCCGATCTCGGTGGCGGCGCCGGCCGGTAAGCATCAGCCGTTCAACCTCGACATGGCGACGACGCCGGTCGCCGTCAACAAGCTCAAGGTCTACTGGCTGAAGGGCAAGGAGATCCCCGAGGGCTGGGCCTACAACGAGCAGGGCGGATCGGAGCGCAACGCCGAGCGCGCCTTCAAGACGCGCCGCATGGCGCCGCTGGGCGGCACGCGCGAGAGCGGCGGCCACAAGGGCTATGGTCTGGCGATGGTGGTGAACATCCTCTCGCAGACGCTCGCCGGCACGACCTTCCAGCCGCTGCGGGTCAAGCGCGAGGGCACCGACACGCCGGACAATATCGGCCACTTCTTCCTGGTGATCGATCCCAAGCTGTTCCGCGAGGAAGGCGAGTTCGAATCCGATCTCGACGAGATGATGGATTTCCTGCGCGGCCAGGTGCCGGCCGACGCGGCGCAGCCGGTGCTGGTGCCGGGCGATCCGGAATACGCCGAGAAGGCGACGCGGCTGCGCGACGGCATTCCGGTGCCGCGCATGCTGGCCGACCAGATCCGCGACGTCTGCCGCAAGAGCAACGCGGCGTATCTGCTGGAGGGCTGA
- a CDS encoding TRAP transporter large permease gives MDPVSIGVVSLIALTLFLASGVRIAFATALCGFFGLWILRGYDPAASLSAQSVLGHITNYNLLVLPLFIMMGFFAYYANITRDIYWAARQWLGHLPGGLAVATVVGCAGFAAACGASTASAAVMGRVALPELKKFGYDDKVSTGCVAAGGTLAIMIPPSVLIVIYGFIAEESIGALLLAGILPGLLQAASYVVMLLIRFKLNPSLGQPIRGITWSERFSSLKGVWGMMVIILLVMGSMYTGLATPTEAAGVGAIGALAMAIPRINFKDFGGAMMETMRTTALIFAIVAGVLIFVHFLGFTGTPAAIAKSITSLDVSPTVILICILAFYLVLGMFIDGIGMVLLTVPILLPTIKELGIDPIVFGILVVRMVEIGLMTPPVGLNVYVLRGVAKGVSMGDIFRGCGWFVLVDIINVAILIAFPAIILLIPQTMIR, from the coding sequence ATGGACCCTGTCAGCATCGGCGTCGTGTCGCTGATCGCGCTCACGCTTTTCCTGGCGTCGGGCGTGCGCATCGCCTTCGCCACGGCGCTGTGCGGTTTCTTCGGCCTGTGGATCCTGCGCGGCTACGATCCGGCGGCGTCGCTCTCGGCCCAGAGCGTCCTGGGCCACATCACCAACTACAACCTGCTGGTGCTGCCGCTGTTCATCATGATGGGCTTCTTCGCCTACTACGCCAACATCACGCGCGACATCTACTGGGCGGCGCGGCAGTGGCTCGGCCACCTGCCCGGCGGGCTGGCGGTGGCGACCGTGGTGGGCTGCGCCGGCTTTGCGGCGGCCTGCGGCGCCTCGACGGCGTCGGCCGCCGTCATGGGCCGCGTGGCGCTGCCGGAACTGAAGAAGTTCGGCTACGACGACAAGGTATCGACCGGCTGCGTCGCCGCGGGCGGCACCCTGGCGATCATGATCCCGCCTTCTGTGCTGATCGTCATCTACGGCTTCATCGCCGAGGAGTCGATCGGCGCCCTTCTGCTGGCCGGCATCCTGCCCGGCCTTCTGCAGGCGGCGAGCTACGTCGTCATGCTGCTGATCCGCTTCAAGCTCAATCCCTCGCTGGGCCAGCCGATCCGCGGCATCACCTGGTCGGAGCGCTTCTCCTCGCTCAAGGGCGTGTGGGGCATGATGGTCATCATCCTGCTGGTGATGGGCAGCATGTACACCGGGCTGGCCACACCCACCGAGGCGGCCGGCGTCGGCGCCATCGGCGCGCTGGCAATGGCGATCCCGCGCATCAACTTCAAGGACTTCGGCGGGGCGATGATGGAGACGATGCGGACGACCGCGCTGATCTTCGCCATCGTCGCCGGCGTGCTGATCTTCGTCCACTTCCTGGGCTTCACCGGCACGCCGGCGGCGATCGCCAAGAGCATCACCAGCCTGGACGTATCGCCGACGGTGATCCTGATCTGCATCCTGGCGTTCTACCTGGTGCTCGGCATGTTCATCGACGGCATCGGCATGGTGCTGCTGACGGTGCCGATCCTGCTGCCCACGATCAAGGAACTCGGCATCGACCCCATCGTGTTCGGCATTCTCGTGGTGCGCATGGTCGAGATCGGGCTGATGACGCCACCCGTCGGGCTCAATGTCTATGTGCTGAGGGGCGTGGCCAAGGGCGTCAGCATGGGCGACATCTTCCGCGGCTGCGGCTGGTTCGTGCTCGTCGACATCATCAACGTCGCCATCCTGATCGCCTTCCCGGCGATCATCCTCCTGATCCCCCAGACGATGATCAGGTAG
- a CDS encoding HlyD family secretion protein: MSRQRVRLLVIGAVLAAALGLGAYEVYMRSTHVYETDARITADIVTMSSRAEGWLVEVPVREGMRVEANQVVARIDDRTAKLRAEALKAQIEAVKADRSRLMAERQMIENQADAKARTRASGVKVTQAARDALDSDILLANQELERSKQLYERRVITDKQLETAQAAVTRLENTRRRMDAERTQAEGALAEALAERDQLAVIDGQIAGLVHAEANLQSQLRQQLVDVEDRTIRSPIAAVIDRTFMLAGEYVGPGQRILMLHDPNDVWIEANIKETRIRYLRVGQPVSVTVDAYPNERFVGRVARIGSSTTARFALLPTPNPSGNFTKITQRVPVKIDLVEKPKVLAPGMMVEIAIDVR; encoded by the coding sequence ATGAGCCGTCAGCGCGTGCGGCTGCTGGTCATCGGTGCAGTCCTCGCGGCCGCCCTGGGGCTGGGCGCCTACGAGGTCTACATGCGCTCGACCCATGTCTACGAGACGGACGCGCGCATCACCGCCGACATCGTCACCATGTCGAGCCGCGCCGAGGGCTGGCTGGTCGAGGTCCCGGTGCGCGAGGGCATGCGGGTCGAGGCCAACCAGGTGGTCGCCCGGATCGATGACCGCACAGCGAAACTGCGCGCCGAGGCGCTGAAGGCGCAGATCGAGGCGGTCAAGGCCGACCGCTCGCGCCTCATGGCCGAACGCCAGATGATCGAGAACCAGGCCGACGCGAAGGCGCGCACCCGTGCCTCGGGCGTGAAGGTCACCCAGGCGGCGCGCGACGCGCTCGATTCCGACATCCTGCTCGCCAACCAGGAGCTCGAGCGCAGCAAGCAGCTCTACGAGCGCCGCGTGATCACCGACAAGCAGCTCGAGACGGCGCAGGCGGCGGTGACGCGGCTGGAGAACACCCGCCGACGCATGGATGCCGAGCGCACCCAGGCCGAGGGCGCGCTGGCCGAAGCGCTGGCCGAACGCGACCAGCTGGCCGTCATTGATGGGCAGATCGCCGGCCTGGTGCACGCCGAGGCCAACCTGCAATCGCAACTGCGCCAGCAGCTGGTCGACGTCGAGGACCGCACCATCCGCAGCCCGATCGCCGCCGTCATCGACCGCACGTTCATGCTGGCGGGCGAGTATGTCGGGCCGGGCCAGCGCATCCTCATGCTGCACGATCCCAACGACGTGTGGATCGAGGCCAACATCAAGGAGACACGCATCCGCTACCTGCGCGTCGGCCAGCCGGTCAGCGTCACCGTCGACGCCTATCCCAACGAGCGCTTTGTCGGCCGGGTCGCGCGCATCGGCAGCTCGACCACGGCGCGCTTCGCCCTGCTGCCGACGCCCAACCCGAGCGGCAATTTCACCAAGATCACCCAGCGCGTGCCGGTGAAGATCGACCTCGTCGAGAAACCCAAGGTGCTGGCACCCGGCATGATGGTCGAGATCGCGATCGATGTACGATAG
- the dctP gene encoding TRAP transporter substrate-binding protein DctP yields MGRWDATPGRTMDGMGFRTAGHGFGRTAAGQGHACIPQRRGRRWLDPDSISCMLPTQAPDNKQAQYREDIMKRVATSVVAGALVVALSATTASAQTVTWNFNVFGPPRAVTAGIDAVAEFFKKESNGQFEIKVAYGAALGPERQAPEAIKSGGYEGGLLCAGYYPNKFPLMTVMELPFLPPRSLADNASVYAAVQNHPAIIKEMADRWNIKYFLPIVLPPFEFMGNKRIASVADMKGVKMRITGLNAKALQAFGAVPTMVTAPESYQALERGTVDSFGFPYSYTFGAYKLYEVSKYVTEGLAMSGFMCWYGVSQSAWSKLPDNLKAKLPQAQEIALDAIFKAYKKEDDKWIPIFREKLEITQFPDSERDKIVGASDPIWATWTKEQDAAGRPGTDLLNFVKAEVAKTKAKAAGK; encoded by the coding sequence ATGGGCCGCTGGGACGCAACACCCGGCAGAACGATGGACGGAATGGGTTTCCGGACGGCTGGACACGGCTTCGGGCGCACGGCCGCCGGCCAGGGACACGCGTGTATCCCGCAACGCCGCGGGAGACGCTGGCTTGACCCGGACTCGATCTCGTGCATGCTCCCCACTCAAGCGCCGGACAACAAGCAGGCGCAGTATAGGGAGGATATCATGAAGCGTGTCGCGACTTCGGTCGTGGCCGGCGCACTGGTTGTCGCCTTGAGCGCTACAACGGCGTCGGCCCAGACCGTCACCTGGAACTTCAACGTCTTCGGCCCGCCCCGCGCGGTCACGGCCGGTATCGACGCGGTCGCCGAGTTCTTCAAGAAGGAATCGAACGGCCAGTTCGAGATCAAGGTCGCCTACGGCGCCGCGCTCGGGCCCGAGCGTCAGGCGCCCGAAGCCATCAAGTCGGGCGGCTATGAAGGCGGCCTGCTCTGCGCCGGCTACTATCCGAACAAGTTCCCGCTCATGACGGTCATGGAGCTACCGTTCCTGCCACCGCGCAGCCTGGCCGACAACGCATCCGTGTACGCGGCTGTCCAGAACCACCCGGCGATCATCAAGGAAATGGCCGATCGCTGGAACATCAAATACTTCCTGCCCATCGTCCTGCCGCCATTCGAGTTCATGGGCAACAAGCGCATCGCCTCGGTCGCCGACATGAAGGGCGTCAAGATGCGCATAACCGGGCTGAACGCCAAGGCGCTGCAGGCCTTCGGCGCCGTGCCGACCATGGTGACCGCGCCGGAGAGCTACCAAGCGCTGGAGCGCGGCACCGTTGACAGCTTCGGCTTCCCCTACAGCTACACGTTCGGGGCCTACAAGCTGTACGAGGTGTCCAAATACGTCACCGAAGGCCTGGCGATGAGCGGCTTTATGTGCTGGTACGGCGTGAGCCAGTCGGCCTGGAGCAAGCTGCCCGACAACCTGAAGGCGAAGCTTCCGCAGGCTCAGGAGATCGCCCTGGACGCGATCTTCAAGGCCTACAAGAAAGAGGACGACAAGTGGATCCCGATCTTCCGCGAGAAGCTCGAGATCACCCAGTTCCCCGACTCGGAGCGCGACAAGATCGTCGGGGCCTCCGACCCGATCTGGGCGACGTGGACCAAGGAGCAGGACGCTGCCGGCCGGCCCGGCACCGATCTGCTGAACTTCGTCAAGGCGGAAGTCGCCAAGACCAAGGCCAAGGCGGCCGGGAAATAG
- a CDS encoding DHA2 family efflux MFS transporter permease subunit has protein sequence MYDSTEVLAERYGPSYRWLVTITGMVGVVAMVLSMTTVNVAVPDVMGAFGIGQDMAQWMSSAFSATMTFGMLLSAWVVGVLGERRTFIGSLLVFSGGAVLGGGAPNEDVLVFARVLQGFSSGISQPLVMAIIFSVFPPERRGMAMGTFGLGVVFAPAIGPTLGGLMIEYFSWRYVFYVALPFCLLAAVLGSLFMPTQPLPKTLPRFDWIGFILAGAALFGIMTGFANGQSEGWNSDTIVLRLVGGTVASILFVLWELHTDRPLLDVRMFANSQFASAGIVAFIFGACMMGSTYLVPVFVQTTQGFTPLVSGLMMMPAGLMLAVIFPVAGRMADVLPPALMIMGGLILFAIGFHFMSLADVNTVFWTLVLVTMISRLGLGFINPSLNASSLKVLPPDKVRQGAGATNFMRQLGGALGTVSFVAVLETRGAFHAEALTATQDYANHATDRLVHQVETLLKTVGLTERIRHYSALDYLGTVVHAQSQTLAFQDTFMVVGGVTLLALLPAYILSRSQRRDMRASD, from the coding sequence ATGTACGATAGCACCGAGGTGCTGGCCGAGCGCTACGGCCCGTCCTATCGGTGGCTGGTCACCATCACCGGCATGGTCGGCGTCGTCGCCATGGTGCTCAGCATGACCACGGTGAATGTCGCGGTGCCCGATGTCATGGGCGCCTTCGGCATCGGCCAGGACATGGCGCAGTGGATGTCCTCTGCCTTCTCCGCGACCATGACCTTCGGCATGCTGCTCAGCGCCTGGGTGGTCGGCGTGCTGGGCGAGCGGCGCACCTTCATCGGCTCGCTGCTGGTGTTCTCCGGCGGCGCCGTGCTGGGCGGCGGCGCGCCCAACGAGGACGTGCTGGTCTTCGCCCGCGTGCTGCAGGGCTTCTCGTCGGGCATCAGCCAGCCGCTGGTGATGGCGATCATCTTCAGCGTCTTTCCGCCCGAGCGCCGCGGCATGGCGATGGGCACCTTCGGCCTGGGCGTGGTCTTCGCGCCGGCGATCGGCCCGACCCTGGGCGGGCTGATGATCGAGTACTTCTCCTGGCGCTACGTGTTCTACGTCGCGCTGCCCTTCTGCCTGCTGGCGGCGGTGCTGGGCTCGCTGTTCATGCCCACCCAGCCGCTGCCGAAGACGCTGCCGCGCTTCGACTGGATCGGCTTCATCCTGGCCGGCGCGGCGCTGTTCGGCATCATGACCGGCTTCGCCAACGGGCAGAGCGAGGGCTGGAACTCCGACACCATCGTGCTGCGCCTGGTCGGCGGCACGGTGGCCTCGATCCTCTTCGTGCTCTGGGAGCTCCACACCGACCGGCCGCTGCTCGACGTGCGCATGTTCGCCAACAGCCAGTTCGCCTCGGCCGGCATCGTCGCCTTCATCTTCGGCGCCTGCATGATGGGCTCGACCTACCTCGTGCCGGTCTTCGTGCAGACCACGCAGGGCTTCACGCCGCTGGTTTCGGGCCTGATGATGATGCCCGCCGGCCTGATGCTGGCGGTGATCTTCCCGGTCGCCGGCCGCATGGCCGACGTGCTGCCGCCGGCGCTGATGATCATGGGCGGGCTGATCCTGTTCGCCATCGGCTTCCACTTCATGAGCCTGGCCGACGTCAACACCGTGTTCTGGACGCTGGTCCTGGTCACCATGATCTCGCGCCTCGGCCTGGGCTTCATCAATCCCAGCCTCAACGCGTCGTCGCTCAAGGTGCTGCCGCCGGACAAGGTACGCCAGGGCGCCGGCGCCACCAACTTCATGCGTCAGCTCGGCGGTGCGCTGGGCACCGTGTCCTTCGTCGCCGTGCTCGAGACGCGCGGCGCCTTCCACGCCGAGGCGCTGACGGCGACGCAGGACTACGCCAACCACGCCACCGACCGCCTGGTGCACCAGGTCGAGACACTGTTGAAGACCGTCGGTCTCACGGAGCGCATCCGCCACTACAGTGCGCTCGACTATCTCGGCACTGTCGTGCATGCGCAGAGCCAGACGCTGGCGTTCCAGGACACGTTCATGGTCGTGGGCGGCGTGACACTTCTGGCGCTGCTGCCGGCCTACATCCTGTCGCGCTCGCAGCGCCGCGACATGCGCGCGTCGGATTGA
- a CDS encoding alpha/beta hydrolase, with translation MDADASPDLSAIPLMADGRTAADHIADIEARSHAERVPMGNGGRMMWHVWGAEPGKPVLVLLHGGGGSWLHWVRNVLPLSQRYALYVADLPGLGESDSPDDLKDVWSVTNATRTAMDALLPKDQRFDIAGFSFGGNIGSHVCTLYGDRVRSMTLVGPGGFRMKRQPRAALGRLTRDMSGEKLAAEARRNLELLMVHDPRSIDPIALHMQVVNSLRARTKSRGISALGLLSDVVPTLKTRVNAIWGEFDSTAYPYYEEREVFLRTHHPEIDLRYIEGGGHWIAFEGADAFNAMLPDMLDKLPA, from the coding sequence ATGGACGCCGATGCCTCGCCCGACCTTTCCGCCATTCCACTGATGGCCGATGGCCGAACGGCCGCCGACCACATCGCCGACATCGAGGCCAGGTCGCATGCCGAGCGCGTGCCGATGGGCAATGGCGGGCGGATGATGTGGCACGTCTGGGGCGCGGAGCCGGGCAAGCCGGTCCTGGTGCTGCTGCATGGCGGCGGCGGCTCGTGGCTCCATTGGGTTCGCAATGTGCTGCCGCTGTCGCAGCGCTACGCGCTCTACGTCGCCGACCTGCCGGGGCTGGGCGAGAGCGACTCGCCGGATGATCTCAAGGACGTCTGGTCGGTCACCAACGCCACCAGGACCGCGATGGATGCGCTGCTGCCCAAGGACCAGCGCTTCGACATCGCCGGCTTCTCCTTCGGCGGCAATATCGGCTCGCATGTCTGCACGCTCTACGGTGATCGCGTGCGCAGCATGACCCTGGTCGGGCCGGGCGGCTTCCGCATGAAGCGCCAGCCGCGCGCGGCGCTTGGCCGGCTTACGCGCGACATGTCGGGCGAAAAGCTGGCCGCCGAGGCCCGGCGCAACCTCGAGCTGCTGATGGTGCACGATCCCAGGTCGATCGACCCGATCGCGCTGCACATGCAGGTCGTGAACTCGCTGCGCGCACGAACCAAGAGCCGGGGCATCTCGGCGCTGGGCCTGCTGAGCGATGTCGTGCCGACGCTGAAGACGCGGGTCAACGCGATCTGGGGCGAGTTCGATTCGACGGCCTATCCGTACTACGAGGAGCGCGAGGTCTTCCTGCGCACCCACCACCCCGAGATCGACCTGCGCTACATCGAGGGCGGCGGCCACTGGATCGCCTTTGAAGGCGCCGACGCGTTCAACGCCATGCTGCCGGACATGCTGGACAAGCTGCCGGCGTAG
- a CDS encoding Lin0512 family protein: MAYRRVVLEIGMGTDIRGGDYTKAAVRALRDALWHNSLTVADALGKPVDSMRVDVTIGVPKPDKVDKAEVLAVLPHGTGTVTVVEGGLEIANAAGTDVTVMANAAAVVRLDLP; the protein is encoded by the coding sequence ATGGCCTACAGGCGCGTGGTGCTGGAGATCGGCATGGGCACCGACATCCGCGGCGGCGACTACACCAAGGCGGCCGTGCGCGCCCTGCGCGACGCGCTGTGGCACAATTCCCTGACGGTGGCCGACGCGCTGGGCAAGCCGGTCGATTCGATGCGCGTCGACGTCACCATCGGCGTGCCCAAGCCCGACAAGGTCGACAAGGCCGAAGTGCTGGCGGTGCTGCCGCACGGCACCGGGACGGTCACCGTCGTGGAGGGCGGGCTTGAGATCGCCAACGCCGCCGGCACCGACGTCACCGTCATGGCCAATGCCGCCGCCGTCGTGCGGCTCGACCTGCCCTGA
- a CDS encoding type II toxin-antitoxin system RelE/ParE family toxin, with protein MIVRFTPAARDELRDILTYIEERNPVGARKVASRVRRALDLVVEFPQHGAPTDVPGIRRVLALPYPYVIFYEVLTNEIVVHRVRHVRRERIAPRAQD; from the coding sequence GTGATCGTCCGCTTCACACCCGCTGCCCGAGACGAACTTCGGGACATTCTCACCTATATCGAAGAGCGCAATCCTGTAGGCGCCCGGAAGGTGGCTTCGCGTGTTCGTCGAGCGCTCGATCTCGTTGTCGAGTTCCCGCAGCATGGCGCGCCGACCGACGTTCCCGGAATCCGACGGGTGCTGGCGCTGCCATATCCCTACGTGATCTTCTACGAGGTCCTGACGAACGAGATCGTGGTGCATCGCGTGCGGCATGTTCGCCGCGAGAGAATCGCGCCACGGGCGCAAGACTGA
- a CDS encoding TRAP transporter small permease, translated as MHELAVLAIVVVAILAATTFVAGLAGRILRRVEVAMAAIAAAIALFAMAFVGAEVLMRYAFDAPIPGHLEGSELLMPIIVFLALSYTQSMRGHVGMDLALDMLSPRLRRYAVMGTLLVSIFICAIIGWFSARMAYQLWLYDDVTMSPPYFKTWPSAAAIVVGYALISLRMYLQFLHLWNPDRFPANEPEGGGIHAVE; from the coding sequence ATGCATGAGCTGGCGGTTCTCGCCATAGTCGTCGTCGCGATCCTCGCGGCGACGACGTTCGTGGCCGGCTTGGCCGGCCGCATCCTGCGGCGGGTCGAAGTCGCGATGGCGGCCATCGCCGCGGCCATCGCCTTGTTCGCGATGGCGTTCGTCGGCGCCGAGGTGCTGATGCGCTACGCCTTCGATGCGCCCATCCCGGGCCATCTTGAAGGCTCCGAGCTCCTGATGCCGATCATCGTCTTTCTGGCGTTGTCCTACACGCAGTCGATGCGCGGCCATGTCGGCATGGATCTGGCGCTCGACATGCTGTCGCCGCGCCTCAGGCGCTACGCCGTCATGGGCACGCTGCTGGTCAGCATCTTCATCTGCGCAATCATCGGCTGGTTCAGCGCGCGGATGGCGTACCAGCTGTGGCTGTACGACGACGTCACGATGTCGCCGCCCTATTTCAAGACCTGGCCATCGGCCGCGGCGATCGTGGTGGGCTACGCGCTCATCAGCCTGCGCATGTACCTGCAATTCCTCCATCTCTGGAATCCCGACCGCTTCCCAGCCAATGAGCCGGAAGGCGGCGGCATCCACGCAGTCGAATAG